TCTATGGCATAACCCGTATTTCGTCTGTGAATTTCAGGTTTGGGAAATTCTTTCCGTATTTCTTCCTGAATATCTATGGGAGATAATTCATTGAATAGAGTCTTATATATGTCCCCTTCAAGCGTATTCGACGCCATTTTATCTTTAAACCCTTCTTCTGAAAGTGCATTAAACGTAACTTCTTCTCCATTTGAAAGAATGGTTTTTAACTGCAACACCTTATCCCGGGTCACTCCATACTGAATTGAAGTTGTTCCGCTGGAATTGTTGCCTACCATCCCTCCTATCATGCACCTGTTGGAAGTTGATGTATTAGGCCCGAAAAAAAGTCCGTAAGGCTCTAAAAACGTATTTAATTCATCCCGAATGACTCCCGGGTGCACAGTGACCGTCTTATTTTTTTCGTCTACCGAAATTATTTCAGTGAAATATCTGGAAACATCTACCACAATACCTTCTCCCACACATTGCCCCGCTAGTGATGTGCCGGCCGTTCTGGGAATTAATGAAGTATTGTTTATTGAAGCAAATTGTATAAGTTGCTTAATCCCTTTTGAAGTTTTGGGATATGCTACGGCCAACGGTAATATTCTGTATACTGATGCATCGGTGGCGTACAATAATCTATGGAGATTATCCATGTGGAAATCCCCATCAAATATGGCCTTAAAATTAATAAGCTGTTGCTTCATCTTGCGAAATCCAAAAATAACAATCCTTTAGTCTTTTTAACAAAACATTCTGTAAAGTGCCCATAAAGTTAGTAGGCTATTAACATTTAGCAATACTTAATACAACTATTTTTACCATGTTAACAAACTTAAACAAACAATTATGAAAAAGACCCTATTATTAGTACTTACTGTTGTAGCGTTTGCGTTGCAAGCGGAAGCCCAAACCATTTCTAAAAATGCAATTGGATTGCGTTTAGGAGATAGTGACGGATTCGGAACCGAAGTGAGTTATCAAAGAGCAGTTGGAGATAATAATAACCGACTCGAATTCGATTTGGGATGGCGCAGTCATAAAAATTTCGACGCCTACAGATTGACCGGATTGTACCATTGGGTTTGGAATATTGACGGTGGTTTTAATTGGTATGTTGGTCCCGGTCTTGGAGTTGCTCAGGTAAATTTCGATGACGATTTTGGTGATTTCGATGACGATACCGAAACGTATGTGTATGCCGCAGGGGATATTGGTATTGAATACGATTTTGATTTTCCTTTGTTGCTATCGTTGGATTTCAGACCTGAATTCGGATTTGGAAACTACAATGACGATATCGATTTTGATATAGCTTTAGGTATAAGATACCAGTTTTAGTAAAAATAATTTTATTATAGTCTTATTGAACCTCACTGAAAAGTGGGGTTTTTTATTTGAAATAAATTGAAAAATTAATTTCTGTTATTCGAATTAGAAGAGGCAAATTAAATGACCATATTTGTCGCCTTTTCATACACTTCTTCATACAAAGGAACGATATTCTTGGTGTCGAATTTTTTGGCAGATTCTCTGGCCTGTAATTTAAATTGTTTCAGTGTTTCATCATTTTTCAGAATATGTAAACCATTGGCGGCCATTTCGTCTACGTTGCCTACATCACTCAAAAAACCGCTAATTCCTTGCACATTCACTTCGGCTAAACCGCCTGTATTGCTGGAAATCACGGGAACTCCGCATGCCATTGCTTCCAAGGCAGCCAAACCAAAACTTTCCTTTTCCGAAGGCAATAAAAATAAATCGGTAAAACACAAAATTTTATCAATTTCACTGCTATTACCTAAAAATAGCACCTTTTTCTGAATCCCTTTCTCTCGGCAAAGTTGCTCACAACGTTCCTTTTCGGGGCCTTCTCCAACAATAATTAATTTGGCCGGAATCTCCTTTTGAATACGGTCAAAAATTTCAATTACATCGGTGACGCGCTTTACCGGACGTAAGTTACTTATGTGAGTGATGATTCGCTCATACGGTTCTGCCATAAGATCACGCTGGCAATCGGTAAAAGTTTTGCTGTGTTTGGTGATTTCTATGAAATTGGGCACCACGTCAATCTCTCTGGTAATATCGAACAGTCGTAAGGTATCTTCCTTTAAACTTTCAGAAACTGAAGTAACCACTTCACTTTGATTGATACTAAAAGTTACTGCAGGTTTGTAGAACGGATGATTTCCAACCAGTGTAATATCTGTGCCGTGTAAGGTGGTGACCATGGGAATGAAAATTCCTTCTTCGGCCAGCATTTTCTTCGCCATATAGCCCGCATATGCGTGGGGAATAGCATAATGAACGTGTAGTAAATCGATCCCGTACAATTTCACCATATCTACCAACTTACTGGACAGAGCCAGCTCATAGGGTTGGTAATGAAATAAGGGATAATCGGGTAC
This genomic stretch from Ulvibacter sp. MAR_2010_11 harbors:
- the bshA gene encoding N-acetyl-alpha-D-glucosaminyl L-malate synthase BshA, with amino-acid sequence MKIAIVCYPTFGGSGVVATELGIALAERGHEIHFITYKQPVRLELISHNIHYHEVSVPDYPLFHYQPYELALSSKLVDMVKLYGIDLLHVHYAIPHAYAGYMAKKMLAEEGIFIPMVTTLHGTDITLVGNHPFYKPAVTFSINQSEVVTSVSESLKEDTLRLFDITREIDVVPNFIEITKHSKTFTDCQRDLMAEPYERIITHISNLRPVKRVTDVIEIFDRIQKEIPAKLIIVGEGPEKERCEQLCREKGIQKKVLFLGNSSEIDKILCFTDLFLLPSEKESFGLAALEAMACGVPVISSNTGGLAEVNVQGISGFLSDVGNVDEMAANGLHILKNDETLKQFKLQARESAKKFDTKNIVPLYEEVYEKATNMVI